One genomic window of Rhizomicrobium sp. includes the following:
- the addB gene encoding double-strand break repair protein AddB: MTANVFTIPSSAPFADTLAKGLIAKAGADPLALADTVIYLPTRRAQRTFGDAFARALGGAALLPRFKALGDADEDELLFEAEALDLPPAVAPMRRTLLLAAMVRRWQGGEMGFAQAAALADGLAAVMDEVETQGAKLSDLDGFVPVALAAHWDRVRTFLLLLKDAWPDILAAEQRISPADRRNRALTALAAQVKASRGKVIAAGSTGSIPATAALLKAIAERPDGAVILPGLDRELDAESWDTLDPGHPQYGMKQLLDRLRVRRDAVRDWDGARNPQRERVLREALRPAPTTDAWRAIAERNEEGAIAEGVVGISLIEAADAAEEASAIALVLREALEEPGKTATLVTPDRALARRVASELRRWDVEVDDSAGRPLSHTPPGTFLCLLADAADAGFAPVPLLALLKHPLCTMGGNGAAFREKARELDVLLRGPRPDPGLAGVRKAIQREREDADEAAKARLSRLLYWFADVAGALKPFETALGKREAPLIDIVTGHLQAAGALAGADLWKAEAGDVASRFVAELLEAAPNIEVNGGAYAALFRKLASTKAVRLQRGGHPRVAILGPLEARLQSFDTVVLGGLNEGSWPRAPAADPWFSRPMRKALGLEQPERAIGQAAHDFAALSAGPRVVLTRAKKAEGAPTVASRWVERLSQLTGGLGLRTDERDVLKPGLDYLALAHGIDEAGMATPEKRPAPRPPVAARPKKLSVTEIERWVRDPYAIYARRVLRLEVLDPLDAAIGPLERGNAVHKVLERFVKEHPGPLGDDAALTLVAIADQVFAAEGTPKAALALWRPRFANAALWFVEQERVLREVRETSLTEIKGLWKVTPGFELSGIADRIDILEDGSAAIFDYKTGKPPRPKQIKAFLAPQLLLEAEMLRAGAFGDPREAAALVYVWFSGGRERGALEEVDLALVPEAVARLKRYIALFEKETTPYLPRLRPQNVDFTGDYDHLARVREWSLGGWEAPEE, from the coding sequence GTGACGGCGAACGTCTTCACGATCCCTTCGAGCGCGCCCTTCGCCGACACGCTGGCCAAAGGGCTGATCGCCAAGGCGGGCGCGGACCCGCTGGCGCTGGCCGATACCGTCATCTACCTGCCGACGCGGCGGGCGCAGCGGACCTTCGGCGACGCCTTCGCGCGGGCGCTGGGCGGCGCGGCACTGCTGCCGCGCTTCAAGGCGCTGGGCGATGCCGACGAGGACGAGCTGCTGTTCGAGGCGGAGGCACTCGATCTGCCGCCGGCCGTCGCGCCGATGCGGCGGACGCTGCTGCTGGCGGCGATGGTGCGGCGCTGGCAGGGCGGCGAGATGGGCTTCGCGCAGGCGGCGGCGCTGGCGGACGGGCTCGCCGCGGTGATGGACGAGGTGGAGACGCAAGGCGCCAAGCTGTCGGACCTCGATGGCTTCGTGCCGGTCGCGCTGGCGGCGCATTGGGACCGGGTGCGGACATTCCTGCTTCTGCTCAAGGACGCATGGCCCGATATCCTGGCGGCGGAGCAGCGGATCAGTCCGGCGGACCGGCGCAACCGCGCGCTGACGGCGCTGGCGGCGCAGGTGAAGGCGTCGCGCGGGAAGGTGATCGCGGCGGGCTCGACCGGTTCGATTCCCGCGACGGCGGCGCTGCTGAAAGCCATCGCGGAACGGCCGGACGGCGCGGTGATCCTGCCCGGGCTGGACCGCGAACTCGATGCCGAGAGTTGGGACACGCTCGATCCGGGCCACCCGCAATACGGCATGAAGCAATTGCTCGACAGGCTGCGCGTCCGGCGCGACGCGGTGCGCGATTGGGACGGCGCGCGCAATCCCCAGCGCGAACGGGTGCTGCGCGAGGCGCTGCGCCCTGCCCCCACCACCGATGCGTGGCGTGCCATTGCGGAGCGCAACGAGGAAGGCGCCATCGCGGAGGGTGTGGTGGGCATCTCGCTGATCGAGGCGGCCGATGCGGCGGAGGAGGCGTCGGCCATCGCGCTGGTGCTGCGCGAGGCGCTGGAAGAGCCCGGCAAGACCGCGACGCTGGTGACGCCGGATCGCGCGCTGGCGCGGCGCGTGGCGAGCGAACTCAGGCGATGGGACGTGGAGGTTGACGATTCCGCCGGCCGGCCGCTGTCGCACACGCCGCCGGGGACCTTCCTGTGCCTGTTGGCCGATGCGGCGGATGCGGGTTTCGCGCCGGTGCCGCTGCTGGCGCTGCTCAAGCATCCGTTATGTACGATGGGCGGCAACGGCGCCGCGTTCCGCGAGAAGGCGCGCGAGCTCGACGTTCTGCTGCGCGGGCCGCGGCCCGATCCGGGACTGGCGGGCGTGCGCAAGGCAATCCAGCGCGAACGCGAGGACGCAGACGAAGCGGCGAAGGCGCGGCTGTCGCGCCTGCTCTATTGGTTCGCGGATGTGGCCGGGGCGCTGAAGCCGTTCGAAACCGCGCTCGGCAAGCGCGAGGCGCCGCTCATCGATATCGTGACGGGGCATCTGCAGGCGGCGGGCGCGTTGGCGGGCGCCGATCTCTGGAAGGCGGAGGCCGGCGATGTCGCGTCGCGCTTTGTGGCCGAGCTGCTGGAAGCCGCGCCGAACATCGAGGTGAACGGCGGCGCCTATGCCGCGCTGTTCCGCAAGCTGGCTTCGACCAAGGCCGTGCGGCTGCAACGCGGCGGCCACCCGCGCGTCGCGATCCTGGGGCCGCTGGAGGCGCGGCTGCAAAGCTTCGACACCGTCGTGCTCGGCGGATTGAACGAGGGAAGCTGGCCGCGCGCGCCGGCGGCCGATCCGTGGTTCTCGCGCCCGATGCGAAAGGCGCTCGGCCTCGAACAACCGGAACGCGCCATCGGACAGGCGGCGCATGATTTCGCGGCGCTGAGCGCGGGGCCGCGCGTGGTGCTGACGCGGGCGAAGAAAGCGGAAGGTGCGCCGACGGTCGCCTCGCGCTGGGTCGAGCGGCTGTCGCAACTGACCGGCGGGCTCGGGTTGCGGACCGACGAACGCGACGTGCTCAAGCCCGGCCTCGATTATCTCGCCCTGGCGCACGGCATCGACGAGGCCGGAATGGCGACGCCGGAGAAGCGGCCGGCGCCGCGTCCGCCGGTGGCCGCGCGGCCGAAGAAGCTTTCCGTCACCGAGATCGAGCGCTGGGTGCGCGATCCCTATGCGATCTATGCGCGGCGCGTGTTGAGACTTGAAGTGCTCGACCCGCTCGACGCCGCGATCGGGCCGCTGGAGCGCGGCAATGCCGTGCACAAGGTGCTGGAGCGTTTCGTGAAGGAACATCCCGGGCCGCTCGGCGACGACGCGGCGCTGACACTGGTTGCGATCGCCGACCAGGTGTTCGCGGCGGAGGGCACCCCGAAGGCGGCGCTGGCACTGTGGCGGCCGCGCTTCGCCAATGCGGCGCTGTGGTTCGTGGAGCAGGAGCGCGTCCTGCGCGAGGTGCGCGAGACATCGCTGACCGAGATCAAGGGTCTGTGGAAGGTGACGCCGGGTTTCGAATTGAGCGGCATCGCCGACCGCATCGACATCCTGGAAGACGGCAGCGCCGCGATCTTCGACTACAAGACCGGCAAGCCGCCGCGACCGAAACAGATCAAGGCGTTCCTCGCGCCGCAATTGCTGCTCGAAGCGGAGATGCTGCGGGCCGGCGCGTTCGGCGATCCGCGCGAGGCGGCGGCGCTGGTCTATGTCTGGTTCAGCGGCGGGCGCGAGCGCGGCGCGCTGGAGGAGGTCGACCTGGCGCTGGTGCCCGAGGCGGTGGCGCGGCTGAAGCGCTATATCGCGCTGTTCGAGAAAGAGACGACGCCCTATCTGCCGCGGCTGCGGCCGCAGAATGTCGATTTCACCGGCGACTACGATCACCTGGCGCGGGTGCGCGAATGGTCGCTGGGCGGCTGGGAGGCGCCGGAGGAATGA
- a CDS encoding nucleotidyltransferase family protein encodes MSRPERAMIMAAGLGTRMRPLTDDRPKPLVTVAGRTLIDHALDRLVAAGVTLAVVNVHYKAEMVMAHLAKRHDIEIRYSVETDALLGTGGGVVKALPHFEGKPFFIMNSDTVWVEGIGHALDRMIARWDPEAMDALLLMAAMTTALGFEGPGDFNMDGDGRLSRVEERRLSPFAYPGVQIAHPRLFDDAPSGGFSTNRVWDQAIAKGRLFGIRLEGVWIHVGTPEAVKQAEDFLAEESLAVRR; translated from the coding sequence GTGAGCAGGCCGGAACGCGCGATGATCATGGCGGCGGGGCTGGGCACCCGCATGCGGCCCTTGACCGACGACAGGCCGAAGCCGCTGGTGACGGTCGCCGGGCGCACGCTGATCGACCATGCGCTCGACCGCCTGGTGGCGGCGGGCGTGACGCTGGCCGTGGTCAATGTGCACTACAAGGCCGAGATGGTGATGGCGCATCTGGCCAAGCGCCACGACATCGAGATCCGCTATTCGGTGGAGACGGACGCGCTGCTCGGCACCGGCGGCGGCGTGGTGAAGGCGCTGCCGCATTTCGAGGGCAAGCCCTTCTTCATCATGAACTCCGACACGGTGTGGGTCGAAGGCATCGGGCACGCGCTGGACCGCATGATCGCGCGCTGGGACCCCGAGGCGATGGACGCGCTGCTGCTGATGGCGGCGATGACCACGGCGCTGGGCTTCGAGGGGCCGGGCGATTTCAACATGGACGGCGACGGGCGGCTGTCGCGGGTCGAGGAACGCCGGCTGTCGCCCTTCGCCTATCCCGGCGTGCAGATCGCCCATCCGCGCCTGTTCGACGACGCGCCTTCGGGCGGTTTCTCGACCAACCGGGTGTGGGACCAGGCGATCGCCAAGGGCCGGCTGTTCGGCATCCGGCTCGAGGGCGTGTGGATCCATGTCGGAACGCCCGAGGCGGTGAAGCAGGCGGAAGACTTCCTCGCCGAGGAGTCGCTGGCCGTGCGGCGGTGA
- a CDS encoding phosphotransferase, producing MATERTEAMDAFLAVSGWGPATRMPLPGDASTRRYVRLAMNGRRAMLMDQPQSAETPPAPADATPDERRALGYNALARLAGGDVARFVAVSKFLRANGLSAPEVLAADPRLGFAILEDLGDDLYADVLGRGGNEFELYAAAADVLARLHEEAAPAAMPGGVALYPYDETAQIAEIDLVTDWFFPLALGRAARADEVDEHRALWRKALDETRKAAPVFIHRDYHAQNLLWLPGREGVARVGLIDFQDAVAGSRAQDLMHLVEDARRDVSPELAEATKAHYLRAMAEHGVALDAERFGAEMAIIAAQRNARIVGVFSRLYKRDGKARYLAFLPRVWGYLNGDLEHPALGGLKAWYDRTIPREKRGAPEGLAA from the coding sequence ATGGCGACTGAGCGGACCGAGGCGATGGATGCCTTCCTGGCGGTCTCGGGATGGGGACCGGCGACGCGCATGCCGCTGCCCGGCGATGCCTCGACCCGGCGCTATGTGCGGCTGGCGATGAACGGGCGCCGCGCGATGCTGATGGACCAGCCGCAATCGGCCGAGACGCCGCCCGCGCCCGCCGACGCGACGCCGGACGAGCGCCGGGCGCTCGGCTACAACGCGCTGGCGCGGCTGGCGGGCGGCGATGTCGCGCGGTTCGTCGCGGTCTCCAAATTCCTCCGCGCCAACGGTTTGAGCGCGCCGGAGGTCCTGGCGGCCGATCCCAGGCTCGGCTTCGCGATCCTCGAGGATCTGGGCGACGATCTTTATGCCGACGTGCTCGGCCGGGGCGGCAACGAGTTCGAGCTCTATGCCGCCGCCGCCGATGTCCTGGCGCGGCTGCATGAGGAGGCGGCGCCGGCGGCGATGCCGGGCGGCGTGGCGCTTTATCCCTATGACGAGACGGCGCAGATCGCCGAAATCGACCTGGTGACCGACTGGTTCTTTCCCCTGGCGCTCGGCCGGGCGGCCCGCGCCGACGAGGTGGACGAGCATCGCGCGCTGTGGCGCAAGGCGCTGGACGAGACCCGCAAGGCCGCGCCGGTCTTCATCCACCGCGACTACCATGCCCAGAACCTGCTGTGGCTGCCCGGGCGCGAGGGCGTGGCGCGGGTCGGGCTGATCGATTTCCAGGATGCGGTGGCCGGATCGCGGGCGCAGGACCTGATGCACCTGGTCGAGGATGCGCGGCGCGACGTGTCGCCGGAACTGGCCGAAGCCACCAAGGCGCATTATCTGCGCGCCATGGCGGAACATGGCGTGGCGCTGGACGCCGAGCGCTTCGGCGCGGAAATGGCCATCATCGCGGCCCAGCGCAACGCCCGGATCGTGGGCGTGTTCTCCCGGCTCTACAAACGCGACGGCAAGGCGCGCTATCTGGCCTTCCTGCCGCGGGTGTGGGGATATCTCAATGGCGATCTCGAACATCCGGCGCTGGGCGGATTGAAGGCGTGGTACGATCGCACCATCCCGCGCGAGAAGCGCGGCGCACCCGAGGGGTTGGCAGCGTGA
- the tsaE gene encoding tRNA (adenosine(37)-N6)-threonylcarbamoyltransferase complex ATPase subunit type 1 TsaE, whose protein sequence is MSKDSQRFERTLALAGLEATQALGARIAASLKVGDAVALQGDLGAGKTTLARAILHALGVTEEVPSPTFTLVQYYETPKLNVRHYDLYRIESPAEVEELGLEEALDDGAALIEWPERALAWLPTDRLHVSLSLKDGTRQALVSGPPRWRASMTEAPHGD, encoded by the coding sequence ATGTCCAAGGATTCTCAACGCTTTGAACGGACGCTGGCGCTCGCCGGCCTGGAAGCGACGCAGGCGCTGGGCGCGCGGATTGCCGCATCCTTGAAAGTCGGCGACGCGGTGGCGCTGCAAGGCGATCTGGGCGCGGGCAAGACGACGCTGGCGCGCGCCATCCTGCACGCGCTTGGCGTAACGGAAGAAGTGCCGAGCCCGACCTTTACCCTGGTGCAGTATTACGAGACGCCGAAGCTGAACGTGCGGCATTACGATCTCTATCGCATCGAAAGTCCGGCGGAGGTCGAGGAATTGGGGCTGGAAGAAGCCCTGGACGACGGAGCGGCGCTGATCGAATGGCCGGAGCGGGCATTGGCCTGGCTGCCGACCGACCGGCTGCACGTGTCGCTGAGCCTGAAGGATGGGACGCGGCAGGCGCTGGTGAGCGGGCCGCCGCGCTGGCGGGCATCGATGACGGAGGCCCCTCATGGCGACTGA
- a CDS encoding FAD-dependent oxidoreductase — protein sequence MSERIVIIGAGQSGAQAVASLRADGFAGPITMVGDEPFAPYQRPPLSKAYLMGTMERDRLFLKPDAFYKDANCELILGVAATRIDRATKQVHLGDGRTLGYDKLLIATGSRVRKIRCPGADLDGVHYLRGIADVDGLRAVFEPGKKLAIVGGGYIGLEVAAVAAKRGIDVTVFEAMDRVMARAVSIPISDFYDKVHRAAGVKILLDTGVEAFEGDGKLQGVRAKGKLYPADVALVGIGIVPNEELAREAGLGCDDGIVVDEKSNVTGDPAIFAAGDCTRHVGREGTALRLECVQNAIDQAKHAALCITGKPNTYREVPWFWSDQYDLKLQIAGLARPSDQIVVRGDPEARKFAVFHLRDGVVAAVEAVNAAPEYLVGRKLIADGARIAPERLADTSIPMKSIA from the coding sequence GTGTCCGAACGAATCGTCATCATCGGCGCCGGCCAGTCCGGCGCGCAGGCCGTCGCGAGCCTTCGGGCTGACGGCTTCGCCGGTCCGATCACCATGGTCGGCGACGAGCCCTTCGCGCCCTATCAGCGTCCGCCGCTCTCCAAGGCCTATCTCATGGGCACGATGGAGCGCGACCGCCTCTTCCTGAAGCCCGATGCTTTCTACAAGGACGCGAATTGCGAGTTGATCCTCGGCGTCGCCGCGACCAGGATCGACCGCGCGACCAAACAGGTGCATCTCGGCGACGGCCGCACGCTCGGCTACGACAAGCTCCTGATCGCCACCGGCAGCCGCGTGCGCAAGATCCGCTGTCCCGGCGCCGATCTTGACGGCGTGCACTATCTGCGCGGCATCGCCGACGTCGACGGCCTGCGCGCCGTGTTCGAGCCCGGCAAGAAGCTCGCCATCGTCGGCGGCGGCTATATCGGCCTCGAAGTCGCCGCCGTCGCCGCCAAGCGCGGCATCGACGTGACGGTGTTCGAGGCGATGGACCGCGTCATGGCCCGCGCCGTCTCGATTCCGATCTCGGATTTCTACGACAAGGTGCACCGCGCCGCCGGCGTGAAGATATTGCTCGACACCGGCGTCGAAGCCTTCGAGGGCGATGGCAAGCTCCAAGGCGTGCGCGCCAAGGGCAAGCTCTATCCCGCCGATGTGGCGCTGGTCGGCATCGGCATCGTGCCGAACGAGGAACTGGCGCGCGAGGCCGGCCTCGGCTGCGACGACGGCATCGTGGTCGATGAAAAATCCAACGTCACCGGCGATCCCGCGATTTTCGCCGCCGGCGACTGCACCCGCCATGTCGGCCGCGAGGGCACGGCGCTGCGCCTGGAATGCGTGCAGAACGCGATCGACCAGGCCAAGCACGCCGCCCTCTGCATCACGGGCAAGCCCAACACCTATCGCGAAGTGCCGTGGTTCTGGTCCGACCAGTACGACCTGAAGCTCCAGATCGCCGGCCTCGCGCGGCCCTCGGACCAGATCGTCGTCCGCGGCGATCCCGAGGCGCGCAAATTCGCCGTCTTCCACCTGCGCGACGGCGTTGTCGCCGCGGTCGAAGCGGTCAATGCCGCGCCGGAATATCTCGTCGGCCGCAAGCTGATCGCCGATGGCGCCCGGATCGCGCCGGAGCGCCTCGCCGACACCTCCATCCCCATGAAATCCATCGCTTGA
- a CDS encoding 2Fe-2S iron-sulfur cluster-binding protein has protein sequence MPKIKYIEHNGKEHEVEVPSGWSVMEGAVKNLIPGIDADCGGACACATCHVFVDEAWFAKLPKKEDMEVTMLDFAPEVEANSRLSCQIKVTPELDGLVVRMPKSQH, from the coding sequence ATGCCGAAGATCAAATACATCGAACACAACGGCAAGGAACACGAGGTCGAAGTGCCCTCCGGCTGGTCCGTCATGGAAGGCGCGGTGAAGAACCTCATTCCCGGCATCGACGCCGATTGCGGCGGCGCCTGCGCCTGCGCCACCTGTCACGTTTTCGTCGACGAGGCCTGGTTCGCCAAGCTGCCGAAGAAGGAGGACATGGAAGTCACCATGCTCGACTTCGCGCCCGAGGTGGAGGCCAACTCGCGCCTCTCCTGCCAGATCAAGGTGACGCCCGAACTCGACGGATTGGTCGTGCGGATGCCCAAGAGCCAGCATTAG
- a CDS encoding IS5 family transposase produces the protein MSERVVGQLGFADREVFEAAGSNAMLERVVSLVDWSAVEALLQPIHGGTMGAPAYPSLMMFKALLLQRWYALSDVALEEALKDRLSFRGFLGVGLGEKLPDHSSLWRFREALGRELAQRVFGEIVRQIEGAGFVLKQGTLIDASLIAAAVNPPPKPREPLAPDADGRPASKLVKSALDGDAAWTKKNGVRHFGYKLHVAMDKGGRILRRFLFTPANINESAVADGLICGDEAAVHADKAYDSKARSEMLAGLGIENAIMRRGHPKKPLTRAEIARNKQLAKQRGAIEPIFNLFKNVHGLARARYRSLARNATAFALAAVVINLKRWAQSQTAQA, from the coding sequence ATGTCGGAACGCGTGGTTGGGCAGCTGGGTTTTGCCGACCGTGAGGTGTTCGAGGCGGCCGGGAGCAATGCGATGCTCGAACGGGTCGTCTCGCTTGTCGACTGGTCGGCGGTCGAGGCCCTTTTGCAGCCGATCCATGGCGGCACGATGGGCGCGCCGGCCTATCCCTCGCTGATGATGTTCAAGGCGTTGCTGCTGCAGCGGTGGTATGCGCTGTCGGACGTGGCGCTGGAAGAGGCGCTGAAGGACCGGCTGTCGTTCCGCGGCTTCCTGGGCGTTGGACTGGGGGAGAAGCTGCCCGATCATTCGAGCCTGTGGCGGTTCCGCGAGGCTCTGGGCCGCGAACTGGCGCAACGGGTGTTCGGCGAGATCGTCCGGCAGATCGAGGGGGCCGGTTTTGTCCTGAAGCAAGGCACGCTGATCGACGCCTCGCTGATCGCGGCGGCGGTCAATCCGCCGCCCAAGCCGCGCGAGCCCTTGGCGCCCGACGCGGATGGCCGCCCGGCGAGCAAGCTCGTCAAAAGCGCGCTCGACGGCGACGCGGCCTGGACCAAGAAGAACGGCGTGCGCCACTTCGGCTACAAGCTGCATGTGGCGATGGACAAGGGCGGGCGCATCCTGCGCCGCTTTCTGTTCACGCCCGCCAACATCAACGAGAGTGCCGTCGCCGATGGCCTGATCTGCGGCGACGAGGCCGCCGTCCATGCCGACAAGGCCTATGACAGCAAGGCGCGCAGCGAGATGCTGGCCGGCTTGGGCATCGAGAACGCCATCATGCGACGCGGCCATCCCAAGAAGCCGCTGACCCGCGCCGAGATCGCCCGCAACAAGCAGCTGGCCAAGCAGCGCGGCGCCATCGAGCCGATCTTCAACCTCTTCAAGAATGTCCATGGCCTGGCCCGCGCCCGATACCGAAGCCTGGCGCGCAACGCCACGGCCTTCGCCCTCGCCGCCGTCGTCATCAACCTCAAGCGATGGGCACAAAGCCAAACCGCCCAGGCCTGA
- a CDS encoding DUF2807 domain-containing protein, whose product MTRASLLLAACCLMAVPATAATVVPVAKFDQVHLRGGGHVVLRHGDVQRVTLLKGSTQFTTFTIRDGKELDIAACNADCPHHYELEIEIVTPDISAAAVDGGGAIDTAGAFPAQGNFAAAVHGGGAIDVHAISAGTVEAAVHGGGSVAVTATAMLTAAVHGGGEITYRGHPQVTQAVAGGGSVERVE is encoded by the coding sequence ATGACTCGCGCTTCGCTTCTTCTGGCCGCCTGCTGCCTGATGGCCGTTCCCGCGACCGCCGCGACTGTCGTGCCGGTCGCGAAATTCGACCAGGTCCACCTACGCGGCGGCGGGCATGTGGTGCTCAGGCATGGCGACGTGCAGCGCGTGACGCTCCTGAAGGGCAGCACGCAGTTCACCACCTTCACGATCCGCGACGGCAAGGAACTCGACATCGCGGCGTGCAACGCCGATTGCCCGCACCACTACGAGCTGGAGATCGAGATCGTGACGCCCGACATATCGGCCGCGGCGGTCGACGGCGGCGGGGCGATCGACACGGCGGGCGCGTTTCCCGCCCAGGGTAATTTCGCCGCGGCGGTCCATGGCGGCGGCGCCATCGATGTGCACGCGATTTCCGCCGGCACGGTCGAGGCGGCGGTGCATGGCGGCGGCTCGGTCGCGGTGACGGCGACGGCCATGCTGACCGCGGCGGTGCACGGCGGCGGCGAGATCACCTATCGCGGCCACCCGCAGGTCACGCAGGCGGTGGCCGGCGGCGGCAGCGTCGAGCGGGTGGAGTAA
- a CDS encoding PAS-domain containing protein, whose product MPALTGFLLAPCPALAATADAATQELLVLGAVTTGAVALAIAAGLWALAEQNRAGKLRRALRQSGARTRAAVGERDALLSAGRESLIVWGRDRQGPTTYGNAEAMLDACLAGAEATELSQALDSLSERGAPFVLAAHDKDARAFTVRGRAVGGMAAVWIEVDHVAAKKNDGLDFRAILDALPVPVWLRDKTLSLVWGNQSFLAATGAKDAASAAAAQATLDRTERDLAATARNQGAAYEARRFSVVAGQRRALAFTEMPLDDAGVVGSAIDVTDVAAAEAKLQQHVDAHADTLDKLATAVAIFGRDQKLTFYNQAFVRLWDLPEKWLETHPTDGEVLDRLREARKLPEQRDYQAWKRERLALYEKQREYPTEEPWHVPGGKTLRVVAQPHPFGGLTYLYEDITEKLALESAFNTQIKVQSATLDTLQEGVAVFGPDGKLKLHNAAFLKIWELSRKDVDGEPHIRTIAAACADKFGDEAVWERLIQSIVSGAPTRRDWGEIERNDRTILSLTLSALPDGATLVTFADVTDRSRIENALRERNEALEAADNLKSDFIKHVSYELRTPLNTIKGFAEHLASGIPGALNRAQTDYVNDIVSGSRTLENLINNILDLSLIESGALRLELERIDLAALLNGVAASARDWAAKVDLELKVEVAPDAGTFLGDERRIQQVAFNLLANAFKYTPAGGTITLSGAIVGEDVQIAVADTGPGLAPEVKANAFERFSSKHRSGQRAGAGLGLALVNRFVELHDGWVEIESDIHGTEGGTLVRCHFPRRIHDEPPAGEKKTA is encoded by the coding sequence ATGCCCGCTTTGACCGGATTCCTGCTGGCGCCCTGCCCCGCTCTTGCCGCCACCGCCGACGCCGCGACCCAGGAACTCCTGGTGCTGGGCGCGGTGACGACGGGCGCCGTGGCGCTGGCCATCGCCGCCGGGCTCTGGGCCCTGGCCGAGCAGAACCGAGCCGGCAAGCTGCGCCGGGCCCTGCGCCAGTCCGGCGCGCGGACGCGGGCGGCGGTGGGCGAGCGCGACGCGCTGCTGTCGGCCGGGCGGGAGTCGCTGATCGTCTGGGGCCGCGACCGCCAGGGGCCGACGACCTATGGCAATGCGGAGGCCATGCTCGACGCCTGCCTCGCCGGCGCCGAGGCGACGGAGCTGAGCCAGGCGCTGGACAGTCTTTCCGAGCGCGGCGCGCCCTTCGTGCTCGCCGCGCATGACAAGGATGCCCGCGCCTTCACGGTGCGCGGACGCGCCGTCGGCGGCATGGCGGCGGTGTGGATCGAAGTCGATCACGTTGCGGCGAAGAAAAACGACGGCCTCGATTTCCGGGCGATCCTCGACGCGCTGCCGGTGCCGGTGTGGCTGCGCGACAAGACGCTGTCGCTGGTGTGGGGCAATCAGAGCTTCCTGGCCGCGACCGGCGCCAAGGACGCGGCCAGCGCCGCCGCGGCGCAGGCCACGCTCGACCGCACCGAGCGCGATCTCGCGGCCACGGCGCGCAACCAGGGCGCGGCGTACGAGGCGCGGCGGTTCTCGGTGGTGGCGGGACAGCGCCGGGCGCTGGCCTTCACCGAAATGCCGCTGGACGATGCCGGTGTCGTCGGCAGCGCCATCGACGTGACCGACGTGGCGGCGGCGGAGGCCAAGCTGCAGCAGCATGTCGACGCCCATGCCGACACGCTCGACAAGCTCGCGACGGCGGTGGCGATCTTCGGGCGCGACCAGAAGCTCACTTTTTATAATCAGGCCTTTGTCCGGCTGTGGGACCTGCCGGAGAAATGGCTGGAAACCCATCCGACCGACGGCGAAGTGCTCGACCGGCTGCGCGAGGCGCGCAAGCTGCCGGAACAGCGCGACTACCAGGCGTGGAAGCGCGAGCGGCTCGCGCTCTATGAGAAGCAGCGCGAATATCCGACGGAGGAGCCCTGGCATGTGCCCGGCGGCAAGACGCTGCGGGTGGTGGCGCAGCCCCATCCGTTCGGCGGGCTGACCTATCTCTACGAGGACATCACCGAGAAACTGGCGCTGGAAAGCGCGTTCAACACCCAGATCAAGGTGCAATCGGCGACGCTCGACACGCTGCAGGAAGGCGTCGCGGTGTTCGGGCCGGACGGCAAGCTGAAGCTGCACAATGCGGCGTTCCTGAAGATCTGGGAGTTGTCGCGCAAGGATGTCGACGGCGAGCCGCATATCCGCACCATCGCGGCGGCCTGTGCCGACAAATTCGGCGACGAGGCGGTGTGGGAGCGGCTGATCCAGAGCATCGTGTCGGGCGCGCCGACGCGCCGCGACTGGGGCGAGATCGAGCGCAACGACCGCACCATCCTGTCGCTGACGCTGTCGGCGCTGCCGGACGGGGCGACGCTCGTCACCTTCGCCGACGTGACCGACCGCTCGCGGATCGAGAACGCGCTGCGCGAGCGCAACGAGGCGCTGGAGGCGGCCGACAATCTGAAATCCGATTTCATCAAGCATGTGTCCTATGAATTGCGCACGCCGCTGAACACGATCAAGGGCTTCGCCGAACATCTCGCGAGCGGCATTCCGGGCGCGCTCAACCGCGCCCAGACCGACTATGTGAACGACATCGTCAGCGGCTCGCGGACGCTGGAGAACCTGATCAACAACATCCTCGATCTATCGCTGATCGAATCCGGCGCGCTCCGGCTGGAGCTGGAGCGGATCGATCTCGCGGCGCTGCTGAACGGCGTGGCGGCCTCGGCGCGCGATTGGGCTGCGAAGGTCGATCTCGAACTCAAGGTCGAGGTCGCGCCGGACGCCGGCACCTTCCTCGGCGACGAACGGCGCATCCAGCAGGTGGCGTTCAACCTGCTCGCCAACGCGTTCAAATACACGCCGGCGGGCGGAACGATCACGCTGTCGGGCGCCATCGTCGGCGAGGACGTGCAGATCGCGGTCGCCGACACCGGGCCGGGGCTGGCGCCCGAGGTGAAGGCCAACGCGTTCGAGCGGTTCTCGTCCAAGCACCGCTCCGGCCAGCGCGCCGGCGCGGGGCTGGGGCTGGCGCTGGTCAACCGCTTCGTCGAGCTGCATGACGGCTGGGTGGAGATCGAAAGCGATATTCACGGCACGGAGGGCGGCACGCTGGTGCGCTGCCACTTCCCGCGCCGCATCCATGACGAGCCACCGGCGGGCGAGAAGAAGACGGCGTGA